Part of the Kamptonema formosum PCC 6407 genome, AGAAGCAAGAACCAAAACCACACTCAGGAAGAGTTGCTGTGAAGCCAAGAGATACTAAGGCAGTGAACGATCGCGAGGCGCTGGTGCAGATTAGCGTGATTTCTGTGGGCGACTATCCCCATAGAGGGCCGTCTAAGGAGGAGGATTTAACGGAGGGAGATTGCAAGCGTGATAAGAGTTAATAGGAGCATTGGGTGGGGTGAGGGATAGGCGGGGGCGCAAGTCTACTAACTTACTTTGCTAACTTTTGAGATACTAGATTTTCTGCCGTTTCTGGGGTTATCAACCGCTTTTGCTAACTCTTTCGGAACAGAATGCAAGCGATCGCGTATCGGTACTGCATCGGTTTGCAATACCGCCAAAAAAGGGTCTTGATTCTGGGCAAAATTGCGCGGAAAATCCCCCGTTAATACCAATTCTCCAAAATTATGCAACAGTAGCTAGGGCTGATAAAATATAGTCCCATCCGGCTATAGATGCTATTTCTTCTGTTGAAAATTCTCCCAGAAAAACGCAAACTTTTTCTTTAAGACCCTCTAGATTTTCATAGATTCCCCAACTTAGTTCTTGTTTTATGTGTGACCATATTCTCTCAATTGGATTCAATTCA contains:
- a CDS encoding transposase; its protein translation is MPDNILLIFQPPYSPELNPIERIWSHIKQELSWGIYENLEGLKEKVCVFLGEFSTEEIASIAGWDYILSALATVA